A window of Fragaria vesca subsp. vesca linkage group LG7, FraVesHawaii_1.0, whole genome shotgun sequence contains these coding sequences:
- the LOC101292340 gene encoding dehydration-responsive protein RD22-like isoform 2 encodes MDQFRLLCMFSIFYVASVVVGIGYANKVNDAKSWMFYWNSALPKSPLPTKAVQQVLNPVGERSYAGIGRDAINPAVSCLVYHSHSIGSAEEFNVEPGLTTFFQGNDLQHSGKTVTMRFLKPTSNKAALLPRQVAKSIPFSSSKLPEILTYFRVKPKSGYAEIMKKTIEGCEKPAIKAEDKYCATSLESLIDFMVSKLGKHVQVYSTEAEDESKQEYRIETTGVQSIGDRSVVCHKESYVYGVFYCHKFDDTATKAYMVPLVAADGVTKAKAVAICHIDTTGWNPKHLAFRVLKIKPGNTVPVCHFLHTTSLLWVPM; translated from the exons ATGGATCAGTTTCGTCTTCTATGCATGTTTTCAATTTTCTAT GTGGCATCAGTAGTGGTGGGAATAGGCTATGCAAACAAGGTCAATGATGCCAAATCCTGGATGTTTTACTGGAATTCAGCTTTGCCAAAATCTCCATTGCCTACTAAAGCTGTACAGCAAGTCCTAAACCCTGTAG GTGAAAGAAGTTACGCTGGGATTGGAAGGGACGCTATTAATCCTGCAGTATCATGCCTTGTTTATCATTCTCACAGTATTGGATCTGCAGAAGAATTCAACGTGGAGCCAGGTTTAACTACATTCTTCCAAGGAAACGATCTTCAACATTCGGGAAAAACGGTGACAATGCGATTCTTGAAACCCACAAGTAACAAGGCAGCTCTTTTGCCTCGTCAAGTTGCAAAGTCCATACCCTTTTCAAGCAGCAAGTTGCCAGAAATTCTAACATACTTTAGAGTGAAACCCAAGTCAGGTTATGCAGAAATAATGAAAAAGACAATCGAAGGCTGTGAGAAACCGGCCATTAAGGCCGAAGACAAGTATTGCGCAACATCGCTAGAATCCTTGATCGACTTCATGGTGTCTAAGCTCGGGAAGCACGTCCAGGTCTATTCAACCGAGGCGGAAGATGAAAGCAAACAAGAATATAGAATTGAGACTACCGGAGTCCAAAGTATTGGAGACAGATCGGTTGTGTGCCATAAGGAGAGCTATGTTTATGGTGTGTTTTACTGCCACAAATTCGATGACACAGCCACAAAGGCTTACATGGTTCCGTTGGTGGCTGCTGATGGAGTTACAAAAGCCAAAGCAGTAGCTATTTGCCATATTGACACCACTGGCTGGAACCCTAAGCATTTGGCCTTTCGAGTCCTGAAAATAAAACCGGGAAATACAGTCCCGGTCTGTCATTTTCTACACACTACCAGTCTTTTGTGGGTTCCTATGTAA
- the LOC101292340 gene encoding dehydration-responsive protein RD22-like isoform 1 has product MPDSFISHIVVNFVSCTQVASVVVGIGYANKVNDAKSWMFYWNSALPKSPLPTKAVQQVLNPVGERSYAGIGRDAINPAVSCLVYHSHSIGSAEEFNVEPGLTTFFQGNDLQHSGKTVTMRFLKPTSNKAALLPRQVAKSIPFSSSKLPEILTYFRVKPKSGYAEIMKKTIEGCEKPAIKAEDKYCATSLESLIDFMVSKLGKHVQVYSTEAEDESKQEYRIETTGVQSIGDRSVVCHKESYVYGVFYCHKFDDTATKAYMVPLVAADGVTKAKAVAICHIDTTGWNPKHLAFRVLKIKPGNTVPVCHFLHTTSLLWVPM; this is encoded by the exons ATGCCAGACTCATTCATTTCTCATATCGTAGTTAATTTTGTGTCATGCACGCAGGTGGCATCAGTAGTGGTGGGAATAGGCTATGCAAACAAGGTCAATGATGCCAAATCCTGGATGTTTTACTGGAATTCAGCTTTGCCAAAATCTCCATTGCCTACTAAAGCTGTACAGCAAGTCCTAAACCCTGTAG GTGAAAGAAGTTACGCTGGGATTGGAAGGGACGCTATTAATCCTGCAGTATCATGCCTTGTTTATCATTCTCACAGTATTGGATCTGCAGAAGAATTCAACGTGGAGCCAGGTTTAACTACATTCTTCCAAGGAAACGATCTTCAACATTCGGGAAAAACGGTGACAATGCGATTCTTGAAACCCACAAGTAACAAGGCAGCTCTTTTGCCTCGTCAAGTTGCAAAGTCCATACCCTTTTCAAGCAGCAAGTTGCCAGAAATTCTAACATACTTTAGAGTGAAACCCAAGTCAGGTTATGCAGAAATAATGAAAAAGACAATCGAAGGCTGTGAGAAACCGGCCATTAAGGCCGAAGACAAGTATTGCGCAACATCGCTAGAATCCTTGATCGACTTCATGGTGTCTAAGCTCGGGAAGCACGTCCAGGTCTATTCAACCGAGGCGGAAGATGAAAGCAAACAAGAATATAGAATTGAGACTACCGGAGTCCAAAGTATTGGAGACAGATCGGTTGTGTGCCATAAGGAGAGCTATGTTTATGGTGTGTTTTACTGCCACAAATTCGATGACACAGCCACAAAGGCTTACATGGTTCCGTTGGTGGCTGCTGATGGAGTTACAAAAGCCAAAGCAGTAGCTATTTGCCATATTGACACCACTGGCTGGAACCCTAAGCATTTGGCCTTTCGAGTCCTGAAAATAAAACCGGGAAATACAGTCCCGGTCTGTCATTTTCTACACACTACCAGTCTTTTGTGGGTTCCTATGTAA